The proteins below come from a single Limosilactobacillus reuteri genomic window:
- a CDS encoding branched-chain amino acid transporter permease: MTLTEQIISILIAAVVTMATRFIPFLIFDQSKELSPYLEELGKFLPAAIMGVLVIYCYRNISFAEPSKALLEIVAGLVTLFIHLWKRNMPLSILVGTGFYMVMLNLF, from the coding sequence ATGACATTAACTGAACAAATTATTTCAATTTTAATCGCAGCAGTTGTAACTATGGCAACCCGCTTTATCCCATTCCTGATTTTTGATCAGTCAAAAGAATTATCACCTTACCTGGAAGAACTGGGGAAATTCCTTCCGGCAGCAATCATGGGAGTATTAGTAATCTATTGTTATCGGAATATTTCTTTTGCTGAGCCTAGTAAGGCATTATTAGAAATCGTTGCCGGCTTAGTAACATTATTTATTCACCTTTGGAAAAGAAATATGCCACTATCGATCTTGGTCGGAACTGGCTTTTATATGGTGATGCTGAATTTGTTTTAA
- a CDS encoding PepSY domain-containing protein gives MTEKIEKRQDQQPKPDKKKARKFPKMTKKVLITACVCGGLALGAGGIAGVAAMDGYHAQIEAAVKHEKLANKSGIKIDQQAAIDQFNKKYPDKHLNEVELESDKGKYVYKVKGFDNTNEYKVKVNAKDGKLISNKSEKLDQNEKEYALDPGKAISRDEASQIAEKAAKKGNSIEWKLEQEKENQAVWEVKVKDGRTVKEVKIDTGSKKVLAVGNDH, from the coding sequence ATGACTGAAAAAATTGAAAAAAGACAAGACCAACAACCAAAGCCAGACAAGAAGAAAGCAAGGAAGTTCCCAAAGATGACTAAAAAAGTTCTGATTACCGCCTGTGTTTGTGGAGGACTTGCGTTAGGAGCTGGAGGCATTGCTGGTGTCGCCGCAATGGATGGTTATCATGCTCAAATCGAAGCCGCGGTGAAACATGAAAAGTTAGCTAATAAGAGCGGCATCAAGATTGACCAACAGGCTGCAATTGATCAGTTTAACAAGAAGTACCCAGATAAGCACCTCAATGAAGTAGAGCTGGAAAGTGACAAGGGAAAATATGTGTACAAGGTAAAGGGCTTTGACAATACCAACGAATACAAGGTTAAAGTCAATGCCAAGGATGGCAAACTAATCTCTAACAAGTCTGAAAAGCTTGACCAAAATGAGAAGGAATATGCCTTAGATCCAGGTAAGGCAATTAGCCGTGATGAAGCGAGCCAAATTGCGGAAAAGGCAGCTAAAAAGGGTAACAGTATTGAATGGAAATTAGAACAAGAAAAGGAAAATCAAGCTGTTTGGGAAGTTAAAGTAAAAGATGGCCGGACAGTTAAAGAAGTTAAGATTGATACCGGTTCGAAAAAAGTATTAGCCGTGGGAAACGACCATTAA
- a CDS encoding DapH/DapD/GlmU-related protein: MYFLHASLGVAVLIAATAHKFLSPGADHLVETTGDIAWYLAIVGIIYAIVFMSGWLVDRFKLLRHVLNDVTGQKIDDSVEIRLPIRSDYGANLKIGKQVFINSGAMFTDLGRIELEDKVLVGPNVTIISVNHPLDPEKRHGIELKAVLIKENAWLGANATILPGVTVGENAVVAAGAVVSKDVPANTVVAGVPAKVIKKLEENNMSFGYITPLSANVERQRITLKIVRA, encoded by the coding sequence ATGTATTTTTTGCATGCTTCGTTAGGCGTTGCAGTGCTGATTGCTGCGACTGCTCACAAATTTTTAAGTCCCGGCGCTGATCACCTTGTTGAAACGACGGGAGATATTGCTTGGTACTTGGCAATTGTCGGTATAATTTACGCGATTGTCTTTATGTCGGGATGGTTAGTTGACCGCTTTAAGCTGCTTCGCCACGTCCTTAATGATGTAACTGGTCAAAAAATAGATGACTCTGTTGAAATTCGCTTGCCGATCCGTAGTGATTACGGAGCTAACCTAAAAATTGGGAAACAAGTATTTATCAACAGTGGTGCAATGTTTACTGATCTTGGCAGAATTGAATTAGAAGATAAAGTGTTAGTCGGACCCAATGTCACAATTATTTCGGTAAATCATCCCCTGGATCCAGAAAAGCGCCATGGTATTGAATTGAAGGCAGTCCTTATTAAGGAAAATGCATGGCTTGGCGCAAACGCTACAATCTTACCAGGCGTTACGGTTGGAGAGAATGCTGTTGTTGCAGCGGGGGCAGTTGTTAGTAAAGATGTTCCTGCCAATACTGTTGTTGCAGGCGTTCCTGCTAAAGTAATTAAAAAATTGGAGGAGAATAATATGTCATTTGGATACATTACACCATTATCAGCAAACGTAGAACGGCAAAGGATTACTTTAAAAATCGTTAGGGCTTAA
- a CDS encoding sensor histidine kinase, with the protein MKTTRAVTASRQLTRLFLMLFAIILVVINLLFVVTATNLIYRYADDQAEEVIETIEKDWPENQNRETFLNAYVARQDDDAIEITDGERRYTSPKARKIFKRIDHRKLALKNLQLTCHGVYYLRQEKVHHHRTVKVAINVDDLIKLTGWLLIVILLINLVISIVALPIIRRLAHRWTQPLTNLSAEIDAITPQSDRLQTLTVPKQPLEVHKVAQSFNQLLGRQYQVMQREKEFIANASHELKTPLAGILGHVNLIRRHGDKHPELIAKSLRYIDQEAQRMSQLINELLILEGHQTKKLTEINLSQVVLAEVKSLQGAYHQKIITDLDPELSYRITTGDFQSLVHNLLENAAKYSPPDSTINVQLTADDHQIILSVADQGQGIARENREKVFERFYREDESHSNKVAGSGIGLAIVKMIIEKYHGKITIRDNEPSGTIFTIYLPK; encoded by the coding sequence ATGAAAACCACACGAGCAGTAACTGCATCTCGACAATTAACCCGCCTTTTTCTAATGCTATTTGCAATTATTTTGGTAGTTATTAATCTGCTCTTTGTGGTTACAGCTACTAACCTAATCTATCGTTATGCTGATGATCAGGCAGAAGAAGTAATTGAGACCATTGAAAAAGACTGGCCCGAAAATCAAAATCGGGAAACTTTTTTGAATGCGTATGTTGCGCGGCAAGATGATGATGCAATCGAGATTACTGATGGAGAACGGAGATATACCTCGCCCAAAGCGCGTAAAATTTTTAAGCGCATTGACCACCGCAAGTTAGCCCTTAAAAATCTACAGTTAACCTGTCATGGGGTCTATTATCTACGGCAGGAAAAGGTCCATCATCATCGCACCGTGAAAGTAGCAATTAATGTTGATGATTTAATCAAATTAACGGGTTGGTTGCTGATAGTGATCCTGTTAATCAACCTGGTAATAAGCATCGTGGCTCTCCCCATCATTCGTCGCTTGGCACACCGGTGGACCCAGCCCCTGACAAATTTGAGCGCTGAGATCGATGCAATCACGCCTCAAAGTGATCGATTGCAGACTTTGACGGTCCCTAAACAGCCGTTAGAGGTACACAAAGTTGCGCAGTCCTTTAATCAATTATTAGGCCGGCAGTATCAGGTAATGCAACGAGAAAAAGAATTTATTGCGAATGCCTCTCATGAGTTAAAGACCCCCCTTGCCGGAATTCTGGGACATGTAAATTTAATCAGAAGGCACGGGGATAAACATCCAGAATTAATTGCTAAGTCATTAAGGTATATTGACCAAGAAGCGCAACGAATGAGTCAATTAATAAATGAGCTGTTGATCTTAGAAGGACATCAAACGAAAAAGTTAACCGAAATCAACTTATCACAAGTTGTTCTCGCAGAAGTTAAATCCCTTCAAGGGGCATATCACCAAAAGATTATTACCGATTTAGACCCAGAGCTATCTTATCGGATAACCACCGGAGATTTTCAAAGTCTTGTTCATAATCTCTTAGAAAACGCGGCCAAATATTCACCTCCTGATTCAACGATTAATGTCCAATTAACGGCGGATGATCACCAAATAATATTAAGCGTCGCCGATCAAGGGCAGGGAATTGCTAGGGAAAATCGGGAAAAAGTTTTCGAAAGATTTTACCGTGAAGATGAATCACACTCTAATAAGGTTGCTGGTTCAGGGATTGGCCTGGCGATTGTCAAAATGATTATCGAAAAATACCACGGAAAAATCACGATACGCGATAATGAACCAAGTGGGACCATTTTTACGATTTACCTTCCAAAATAA
- a CDS encoding response regulator transcription factor, producing MLVEDEESLASFLITELELEGYEVIWAKDGREALAIFKEKEITLILLDWMLPVYDGLTVLRRIRQSSNVSIIMITARSQTSDISMALDQGLDDYITKPFEIEELLARIRVALRRLGQEKVDKLDYHFGPFEINLLKHQFMVDGKQVHLTPKEFPLMATLIKEPGVVQTRDDLLNEIWGYDFDGQTNTVDVYIRALRNKLGKYRDSIRTVRGIGYVLGDEQ from the coding sequence TTGTTAGTCGAAGACGAAGAAAGTCTTGCTAGTTTCTTGATAACCGAGCTAGAACTTGAAGGTTATGAGGTCATCTGGGCAAAGGATGGACGCGAGGCCCTAGCAATATTCAAAGAAAAAGAAATAACCTTGATTTTATTAGATTGGATGCTCCCCGTTTACGATGGGCTAACTGTTCTCCGGCGAATTCGTCAATCAAGCAATGTGTCGATTATTATGATTACCGCCCGTAGCCAAACTTCTGATATTAGCATGGCACTTGACCAAGGATTAGATGATTATATTACTAAACCATTTGAAATAGAGGAACTCTTAGCTCGAATTAGGGTTGCTTTACGACGGCTAGGTCAAGAAAAAGTAGACAAGCTTGACTACCATTTTGGACCATTTGAAATAAACTTACTGAAACATCAATTTATGGTGGATGGGAAACAGGTGCATTTAACCCCGAAAGAATTTCCCCTCATGGCGACCCTCATTAAAGAACCCGGAGTAGTCCAAACCCGTGATGACCTTCTTAACGAAATATGGGGTTATGATTTTGACGGCCAGACCAATACGGTCGATGTCTATATCCGGGCTTTACGCAATAAGTTAGGGAAATATCGTGACTCAATTAGAACTGTGCGGGGGATTGGGTATGTATTAGGTGATGAACAATGA
- a CDS encoding AzlC family ABC transporter permease: MRKEVRYAFQKTSPVMLGFLFLGAGYGIYMHKLGFNFLYPLLMAATIFAGSVEFVIGNLLVQSFQPLTVLVLTALVNSRHIFYGITMLKKYSNTGKLKPILIFGMCDESFSLNATLKVPDSLDRSYVYFYITAFNYFSWVAGAGLGGLLGRVINLNLAGLDFVMTALFIVLFTEQLKNARTQRDALIGLAFAIICLLFCNKNVFLLVTLVTLVALFSLNYLITRRKNDIN, encoded by the coding sequence ATGAGAAAGGAAGTACGTTACGCTTTTCAAAAAACTAGTCCGGTAATGCTTGGCTTTCTATTTTTAGGCGCCGGCTATGGAATCTATATGCATAAACTGGGCTTTAATTTTTTATATCCATTATTAATGGCCGCTACCATTTTTGCTGGATCAGTCGAATTTGTAATTGGTAATCTTTTAGTTCAAAGTTTTCAGCCGTTGACCGTTCTTGTACTAACTGCCCTTGTTAATTCACGACATATTTTTTATGGCATTACGATGTTAAAAAAATATTCCAATACGGGAAAGTTAAAGCCGATTCTTATTTTTGGAATGTGTGATGAGTCTTTTTCCTTAAATGCAACGTTAAAAGTACCAGATAGCCTTGATCGCTCATATGTTTATTTTTACATAACCGCATTCAACTATTTTAGTTGGGTAGCTGGGGCAGGTTTAGGTGGACTCCTTGGGAGGGTGATTAACTTAAACTTAGCAGGCTTAGATTTTGTAATGACGGCACTTTTTATTGTGTTGTTTACAGAACAGTTGAAAAATGCCCGAACTCAGCGTGATGCTCTGATTGGTTTAGCATTTGCAATTATTTGTTTACTATTTTGCAACAAGAATGTTTTTCTATTAGTGACATTAGTAACACTTGTCGCGCTGTTTTCATTAAATTACTTAATCACGAGGAGAAAAAATGACATTAACTGA
- a CDS encoding glucose-6-phosphate 1-dehydrogenase family protein, producing the protein MTALTESMFVIFDQPEFSFKKIKENHSPEEVADLKEKFKAVWQVWKKVNQTVASQLPTGEFAKVHVESWTNGWNLRDHYWASYRLASLADYNSCIGVMLDKKRLQVYLMFQHYKSEQRQGTPDEYNQLLDKIPEWANDIDTTRWYLWDKDEMEFSDHMSLTKYINSRDAQQQFNSDARKTSFLLGKFAFRGKDSVNDMEKYIGSVIRQLTPLYEELKWKYNRDVK; encoded by the coding sequence ATGACAGCATTAACTGAAAGTATGTTTGTAATCTTTGACCAGCCAGAATTTTCCTTTAAGAAGATTAAGGAAAATCATTCACCAGAAGAAGTTGCAGACCTAAAAGAGAAGTTTAAAGCCGTTTGGCAAGTGTGGAAGAAGGTAAATCAAACTGTCGCTAGTCAACTACCAACGGGCGAATTCGCGAAGGTTCACGTTGAGAGTTGGACGAACGGCTGGAACCTGCGTGATCATTACTGGGCCTCTTATCGTTTAGCATCGTTAGCAGACTATAATTCCTGTATTGGGGTGATGCTTGATAAAAAGCGGTTACAGGTCTACCTAATGTTTCAACATTATAAGAGTGAGCAACGACAAGGGACGCCGGATGAATACAATCAATTACTGGATAAAATACCGGAATGGGCTAATGATATTGATACTACACGCTGGTATCTTTGGGATAAGGATGAGATGGAATTTTCTGATCATATGTCACTGACTAAATACATCAATAGTCGGGATGCTCAGCAGCAATTTAATTCTGATGCACGAAAGACTAGCTTTTTGCTTGGCAAATTTGCATTTCGTGGAAAAGACAGTGTCAATGATATGGAAAAATATATCGGTTCAGTTATTAGGCAACTTACCCCACTATATGAAGAATTGAAGTGGAAATATAACAGGGATGTTAAGTAG
- a CDS encoding MgtC/SapB family protein, translated as MAGIRTHALIAVGAAMVMIISKYGFFDLMKITHSNWNVDPSRIAAQVVSGISFLGAGTIINRHDEIIDGLTMAARIWVIGAIGLAYGSGLYSIGIIGTCCVLLAEVIGKYLDQFALRQGKGFSCFIQLEGNTDDLHALINQLNKKYFEVPLKYSIYDYGDGKISCQLYGELRSGFKSENVFTDLTELGNIKKVELE; from the coding sequence ATGGCTGGAATTCGGACCCATGCCTTAATTGCGGTGGGGGCGGCAATGGTCATGATCATTTCAAAATACGGATTTTTCGATTTAATGAAAATCACCCATAGCAATTGGAACGTTGACCCATCACGGATTGCCGCTCAAGTTGTTAGCGGGATTAGTTTTTTAGGCGCTGGGACAATCATTAATCGTCACGATGAAATAATCGATGGTTTAACTATGGCAGCTAGAATTTGGGTTATCGGCGCAATCGGTCTTGCCTATGGTAGTGGTTTATACAGTATTGGGATTATTGGTACTTGTTGCGTTCTTTTAGCAGAAGTTATTGGAAAATATCTAGATCAGTTTGCACTTAGACAAGGTAAAGGATTCTCCTGCTTTATTCAATTAGAAGGAAATACTGATGATTTGCATGCACTTATTAATCAGTTAAACAAAAAATATTTTGAAGTTCCGCTCAAATACTCGATCTATGATTACGGAGACGGAAAAATCTCCTGTCAACTTTATGGTGAATTAAGATCTGGCTTCAAATCAGAAAACGTCTTTACTGACCTTACTGAGCTAGGCAACATTAAAAAAGTTGAGCTAGAATAA
- a CDS encoding dihydrofolate reductase family protein: MGKENGNNFPHLIITSEQVTKDCLDYLNSQNISWIAAGKNQIDLAKAMEILADEFNIDRLAIVGGGKINGGFLEAGSVDEISILIGAGVDGRTGQPSFFDNRTESSRPIALQLKDVESYEDGAVWLRYLVK, from the coding sequence ATGGGCAAGGAAAATGGTAATAACTTCCCTCACCTAATTATTACAAGTGAACAAGTTACGAAAGATTGCCTTGATTACCTCAACAGCCAAAACATTTCATGGATCGCAGCTGGGAAAAATCAAATTGATCTAGCCAAGGCAATGGAAATTCTTGCTGATGAATTCAATATTGACCGTTTAGCAATTGTGGGCGGCGGAAAAATCAATGGTGGTTTTCTAGAAGCGGGATCAGTTGATGAAATCAGTATTTTAATTGGGGCTGGTGTCGATGGGCGAACCGGTCAACCAAGTTTTTTTGATAATCGTACAGAAAGCAGTCGTCCAATCGCTCTGCAATTAAAAGATGTTGAAAGCTATGAAGATGGCGCCGTCTGGTTACGGTATTTGGTTAAGTAA
- a CDS encoding PLP-dependent aminotransferase family protein: MPINDFSHYQLTWYPDKNKLTRPIYKSLLDQLKSAIERGILTPGTKLPPQRELADYLDINFTTVTRTYKLSAQLGLTYGIHGKGTFVNSNGIDPLTANSPLTRTIDLGFVASFEQTNHLLDNILSNTVKQGASQLLTYDSPTGRPIDKEAFQHYLDWLGVRLTPTQHILITAGGENSLTLLLMTLFSSGDKIAVDEFTYANLIATAQLNNLHLVAIKNDQGGMNIEALKHACQNNNLAGLYLMPEYSNPTGTVLSMARRKEIATIAQEYGLKIIEDDYLSFLSKLNPEQPPKIMELLPDQTCYVCSMSKVLASGLRVGYLVFPAQLAQQIKNGFFNTTVKTSTLNTAIASTAIKEHVVQQIIQNKVNLAKQANILFEQYFPTAPTNQLTDYAFFRRLPLKSIQNTAKIEQALANINIRCFGSDRFQINASSNDHFLRVSLSANKSLDELETGLKRLREFLQKANLKSDVKNFS, translated from the coding sequence ATGCCCATTAATGATTTCTCCCACTACCAACTTACCTGGTACCCCGACAAAAATAAGCTGACGCGACCAATTTATAAAAGCTTGCTTGACCAACTAAAGTCAGCGATTGAGCGTGGAATTCTTACACCCGGAACGAAACTGCCCCCGCAACGCGAACTCGCCGATTATCTCGACATTAATTTCACCACCGTTACTCGTACTTACAAATTAAGTGCGCAACTTGGTTTAACTTATGGAATTCATGGTAAAGGAACCTTTGTTAACTCAAATGGTATCGATCCGTTAACTGCCAATTCTCCTTTGACCCGTACCATTGATCTTGGCTTTGTTGCTTCCTTTGAACAGACAAACCACCTCCTTGACAATATTCTTAGCAACACTGTCAAGCAAGGCGCCTCGCAACTTCTAACCTATGACTCACCAACCGGGCGTCCGATTGATAAGGAGGCTTTTCAGCATTATCTTGACTGGCTTGGCGTGAGATTAACTCCTACTCAGCATATCCTTATTACAGCGGGAGGAGAAAACTCACTTACATTACTGTTAATGACCTTATTTTCAAGTGGCGATAAGATTGCTGTCGACGAATTTACCTATGCCAACCTGATTGCAACCGCGCAACTAAATAATCTCCATTTAGTTGCGATAAAAAATGATCAAGGCGGGATGAATATTGAAGCATTAAAACACGCTTGTCAAAACAACAATCTAGCTGGCCTGTATCTCATGCCGGAATATAGTAACCCGACTGGCACTGTTCTCTCGATGGCTCGCCGGAAAGAAATCGCAACGATTGCACAAGAATATGGGCTAAAAATAATTGAAGATGACTACCTAAGTTTTCTTAGTAAACTCAATCCAGAACAGCCACCCAAAATAATGGAGTTATTACCAGACCAGACTTGTTACGTTTGCAGCATGTCAAAAGTTCTTGCATCAGGACTCCGTGTTGGTTATCTAGTTTTCCCAGCACAGCTAGCCCAGCAAATTAAAAATGGCTTCTTCAACACAACAGTCAAAACTTCAACTCTCAATACAGCAATTGCATCCACGGCAATAAAAGAGCATGTCGTCCAACAAATAATTCAAAATAAAGTCAACCTTGCCAAACAAGCTAATATCCTTTTTGAACAATATTTCCCGACTGCTCCTACAAACCAATTAACCGACTATGCCTTTTTTCGTCGATTACCGCTTAAAAGTATTCAAAATACAGCCAAGATCGAACAAGCCCTTGCTAATATAAATATCCGTTGTTTTGGCTCTGATCGTTTTCAAATTAACGCTTCTTCAAATGACCATTTTCTCCGTGTTTCATTGTCCGCAAATAAGTCACTTGATGAGTTAGAAACAGGCCTAAAAAGATTACGCGAGTTTTTACAGAAAGCTAATTTAAAAAGTGATGTTAAGAATTTTTCCTAG
- a CDS encoding GyrI-like domain-containing protein, whose translation MQALHIGSYDDEPATIEKIHKFIEKQGLQVDINDDRHHHEIYLLDPRRTKVENLKTVLRIPVKNN comes from the coding sequence GTGCAAGCACTTCATATCGGGTCATACGATGATGAACCGGCAACGATCGAGAAAATACATAAATTTATTGAGAAACAGGGTTTACAAGTAGATATTAACGATGATCGGCATCACCATGAAATTTATTTGTTAGATCCCCGGCGGACGAAGGTTGAAAATCTAAAAACAGTATTACGAATTCCGGTAAAAAACAATTAA
- the hpt gene encoding hypoxanthine phosphoribosyltransferase, giving the protein MNNDVEKVLYTQDQVNQRLDELANTLTEKYQDEFPVLVSVMTGAMIFTSEMMKRLNFKLNVDYVDVSSYEESSESTGKVKLIQDLSHDIKGRPVIIMEDIIDTGHTLKYLTGLFADRGAKSIEICSLLDKPDRREVNVEADYVGFKVPNEFIVGYGLDFNGLYRNLPFVGVLKRSVYE; this is encoded by the coding sequence ATGAATAACGACGTCGAAAAAGTTTTATATACTCAAGATCAAGTCAATCAACGCTTAGATGAACTTGCCAATACACTTACTGAAAAATATCAAGATGAATTTCCAGTTTTAGTTTCCGTAATGACAGGGGCAATGATTTTCACTAGCGAAATGATGAAGCGCCTTAATTTCAAGTTAAACGTTGATTATGTCGACGTCTCTAGTTACGAAGAAAGTTCAGAATCCACTGGAAAAGTTAAATTAATTCAAGATCTTTCCCACGATATTAAGGGTCGACCAGTTATTATTATGGAAGACATTATTGATACTGGTCATACATTAAAGTATCTTACTGGTCTTTTCGCTGATCGTGGCGCGAAGAGTATTGAGATTTGTTCCTTACTCGATAAACCGGACCGTCGTGAAGTTAATGTTGAAGCTGATTACGTTGGTTTTAAAGTTCCAAACGAATTTATTGTCGGATATGGCCTAGACTTTAATGGCCTTTACCGAAACCTGCCATTTGTCGGTGTGTTAAAGCGTTCCGTATATGAATAA